In a genomic window of Spodoptera frugiperda isolate SF20-4 chromosome 18, AGI-APGP_CSIRO_Sfru_2.0, whole genome shotgun sequence:
- the LOC118277920 gene encoding cyclin-H, protein MFSTSSQRKFWTFSDEGELAILREKHNLNYIAKHGTHIDEYQRYNFFLSPDEERLLLKQYELHLKEFCKRFSPPMPKGVVGTAFHYFKRFYLYNSTMDYHPKEILATCVYLACKVEEFNVSIGQFVANIKGDRDKASDIILNNELLLMQQLNYHLTIHNPFRPVEGFLIDIKTRCSLANPERLRGGIDEFLEKVFLTDACLLYAPSQIALAAVLHAASKEQENLDSYVTDMLFRDAGQDKLAVLIEAVRKIRSLVKMVESPAREKVRLIEKKLDRCRNQENNPDSEIYKRRMRELLDEDDVPHTGSSRMSLDTSGVTQVLSPSAS, encoded by the coding sequence ATGTTTTCAACGAGCTCCCAAAGGAAGTTTTGGACATTCAGCGACGAAGGTGAACTAGCAATTTTGCGTGAGAAGCATAACCTTAACTATATTGCAAAACATGGAACTCATATCGATGAATATCAAAGGTACAACTTCTTTTTATCTCCTGACGAAGAAAGActacttttaaaacaatacgAATTGCACCTAAAAGAGTTCTGCAAGCGCTTCAGTCCGCCCATGCCGAAGGGAGTCGTCGGCACGGCATTTCActattttaaacggttttatctCTACAATTCAACGATGGATTACCACCCAAAAGAAATTCTCGCAACGTGTGTATATTTGGCGTGTAAAGTGGAAGAATTCAACGTGTCTATAGGTCAATTTGTTGCAAATATCAAAGGTGACAGAGATAAAGCAtctgatattatattaaacaatgaATTATTACTGATGCAACAACTGAACTATCACTTGACCATCCACAATCCATTCCGACCGGTCGAGGGGTTCCTAATTGACATAAAAACAAGATGTTCACTAGCAAACCCGGAACGGCTCAGAGGAGGTATTGACGAGTTCCTTGAGAAGGTATTTTTGACAGATGCCTGTTTGTTGTATGCCCCGTCACAGATAGCCCTAGCGGCTGTGCTGCATGCAGCTAGCAAGGAGCAGGAGAACTTGGACAGCTATGTGACAGACATGCTGTTTAGGGATGCTGGACAGGACAAGCTAGCAGTGCTGATTGAAGCTGTGAGGAAGATTAGGTCATTAGTGAAAATGGTGGAAAGTCCTGCTCGGGAGAAGGTCAGGCTTATAGAGAAGAAACTGGACAGGTGTAGGAATCAAGAGAATAATCCGGATAGTGAGATTTATAAGAGGAGGATGAGAGAACTCCTGGATGAAGATGATGTTCCCCACACTGGATCCAGTAGGATGTCTTTGGACACTAGTGGGGTGACACAGGTCCTGTCACCTTCAGCATCATAG